The Papaver somniferum cultivar HN1 unplaced genomic scaffold, ASM357369v1 unplaced-scaffold_114, whole genome shotgun sequence region CAGGGGTACTTTTGAAGTGTACATTTCAAAACAGGGGAACTTTATAAAATATCCCAAAAATGATTCATTATTTATGTAATCATAACTTTTTCTTTATATCAAGCAATTTGAAAATCTAAACATTTAAATGCTTTATAGCCCCACAATCCTTCCCTCAAACCCTTTCCCCATGGCATGTCGTCATCTTAGTGGTCCAATTCAATATTAATGGACTCCTCTAAGGGTCCGTTTGACACGTCAGTATTAGCAATGCATGTAGTTTCCAATTACATGTAGTTGCAATGTCATGCATTAAAATTACATGTAGTTCAATGATTGGTGTTTGGCATGAAAATAATATGAATGTAACACaacgatgcatttttaactttaaaatctaattaatagaaataaaaattataaacaaataaacaatattaaaaaaacattaaaaaatatttttttaataacaactgaaattataaaaagaattttaaaaaaaaaataataatacaaactaaataagaaaaactaaataagaaaattaaaattaaaataaaaaaaataaaatttttaatAAAAAGCATTTGCTAAAATTTACATAAAATaatgaaattaaaaaataaaaacaataatattaAAGGAATACTTTAAAATTAAAggaaaatattttaaaataagaaaagaataaaatcaattaATTAAATAAAGCTATacatttaataaagaaaatataataatattaaaataatgaaattgaaaaataaaataaaaagaaactaaaaaaattataataaataaaaaaaaggaaaccaaaaaaataaataattaaaactgaacataatataaaaaaagaaaaattctaagaaaaaaataaattattattttaataaatcagTAAACAAAATAATATTAAAAGATAAATTAACAGAAAAAATTAAATATGAATATTTAATAGTCAACAAATAAAGTTTAGAAAGAATATAGTGAAAATATATCTGATTTTGCAAATAAAATAAGCGGTCAATATTTGTCAACGGTGTAGTTGGAGGGGGTAATACAGGGCCGCTTTCAATGCACACCTCAAGAGGAGGTTATTCAAAGTAGCCATTTGGAGGTAATAGGAACTACATGCAGTTGCCATGTCGTGTAGTTGGATTCATGCCAAACACCCAATATTTGAATGCTACTCCCTTTGACTGCACTATATCCTTAAACGTGCCAAACGGACCCTAATTGCTACAGAAACAACGAGGGaattagggatggtcatggggcgggtatggggtgggtagtgtcaatcccagtcactgccccgttcgtaAAAATAAATACCCATCCCCGTTACCCATATGAATTGGGGTGGGGCAGGTATGGGGAATATCCATATGGGGCgggtttcccatgggttacccgtaacactgagttaatacataaatttgattataatcaaaacttaaatatgattcaaacaaaaataataacgtaagaacgacgcattctggaatcttaaattcagtaatttatcttaaagtgaacaaaagaatctgttaatgacttcttagtttttctgttttttcctgtcccgttctattttcgtccacgttaaccatttcattatctgcttcattttgtctattttaacttttagagaatgtgtttgatcacaaaaaaaaagaacgaaagtgatgaatgtacaagaacgatcgagaatatgataaatgaaagaaagctcgagtaagtggtggaagtataaaaattatacacattgttGCATAAAAGTCTAAACCCCTAATTTATGAAAAATACGGGACGGGTATGGGGcagggaccttgaatcccatccccgtagcttagttttcgggtattacccatacccaatcccatctccatttgtacgggtaaaaccctacccgaaCGGGACGGatacccacggggatgggtttgaGTGGGGCAAATGACCATCCCTAGAGGGAGTGCTACGTCATGGGGGGACATGGTGGGTGTATGATTGGGGATCATCCTAATTGCTCCAGAAACAACAACGGACCCTATAGCATCCGGATACATGCTCGTGCCCATATCGGATCATCCAAAAGAATCCGCTCCGAAAGAACAGCCATATAGGTGCCCCATGTCAAACACATGGCTGGAATTAAAACCATATTGTCAGACAGCCATAATTTCTTAAAGTTGTTGTACCAATAAAAGGTCGTAGGCCCATCGAGTTAATAGATCCATGTGACACATTACCCATATATGTAATTCAAAGATATCAAAGGAAACAAAGTCGAGAAGTTGTGAAATTCAGATcgagtgagtgagtgagtgagtgagtgtAGAGATGTCTGGTACAACAACACCTTCAGCACCGATCCTCCCATGGAAAACAAAGATCGGTCTAGCATTCCTCTCAAGAATCACAGATTACACCCGCCGCGAAGACGGTACCGTCAACCGCCGTCTCTTCAATCTCTTCGACATCAGCAGGAAAATCCCATCACAACCAGTCTACGGACTCAACATCACAGACATCACAGTCGATTCGTCTCGTAACCTCTGGTTCCGTCTCTACACGCCAACAATTAAAAAATCACCTTCCGGCGCCACCGCCCACATCGATCCCGCCACTCCTCTTCCAGTTTTCATCTTCTTTCACGGCGGCGGTTTCGCTTTTCTGTCCGCTGCTTCCATCGCTTACGACTTTATATGTCGCCGTTTCGCTCGTGAGAATTCCGCGATTGTTGTGTCGGTGAACTACCGTCTCTCGCCGGAGTTCAAGTACCCTTGCCAGTACGACGACGGATTCGACGTCTTAAAATTCATCGACGGGAAACAGTGTAAGGATTTCCCGGCGAATGCGGATCTGTCCCGTTGTTTTTTCGGCGGAGACAGCGCCGGTGCTAATATAGCTCATCACGTCACCGTAAGAGCGTGCAACTCCACGTTCCAAGAACTGAAAGTCATCGGATTAATCCAGATTCAACCGTTTTTCGGCGGCGAAGAACGATCCGAATCGGAAATCAATTTAAAAGATGCACCGTTGGTATCTCTTCCCCGTACAGATTGGCTGTGGAAGGTGTTCTTGCCGGAGGGGTGCAATCGGGACCACGAAGCCGCGAATGTATTCGGATCTGATAAATTGGTTGAGAAGATGAAAGGGTTGGTGAATTTTCCTCCTACCATGGTGGTAAGTGGTGGATTTGATCCGTTAAAAGATCGGCAGGTTAGATATTATCAAGGGTTGAAGAAATGCGGGAAAAATGTGGATTTGATAGAGTATCCAAATGGTGTACATGCTTTTTATTGGTTTCCTGAGTTGCCTGAGACTGATTTGTTGTTCAAGGAAGTGAAGGATTTTATTCACCGGAAATGTGAAGCAAATTGATTGTTGTTCAGTACTAATAATAAGCAGATCTTATTAAGAAGTAAATATAGTGATTGTTGCAAGTTACGGTtataaaattaaaatgaaattcaaatctatttattttattttcttttaagggACTTTGAGAAGAGCTATTGGAGTTCTCCTAATTAATGGCTTGGTTATTTCTCCAATAGCTCAACTCCAATTTGCAATTGGTCACCATTGAGTAAAATTTCCGGTTGGTCTTGGTACTTGTTTTATACTCGATCCGTCCCTATTATAAAGGCGGAGTTGTCCCATTAGATACGCAAACTTTCAATTCCAAGATGAGTTTTTCTATATATTACCCTTATTTATTATAGGTAGTTATCACCATAATTAAGTTAATGTTTCTAGTGTTGGAAATGGTACAAAGGATAAAACAGGAAAGAGGATGGAAATGTAGGAAATAAAAAGAATTTCTTATTCTAAAAGAAACTcacttctccgcctatataatgGGGACGGGTGGAGTACTGAGTAAATGAGAACTACATATAGGGTCGACAATTTCACAATGATGAATTGTTGTCGGGTTAAAGGGGCCACTGGTACAATTACTGGGAGAAATTCGGAGTTTTAATGTGTGATTTAGACAATATTTAAATACATCTCCACTAGCTATTGTAATCAATTTAGATCTAGCAGCAACAAAGTGGAGCATGCAGGAAATTCAGATGTAAGCTAACTCTCATTAGATTCGCTACAACATAAGAAGACTCTTTTATATGATACTACGTCTcaacccgtgccgttacggcaccgggaaaggatatgtgtttcaaatgtatccatcgattcatacatgtcgtaattaTCTGAGAAGAATAGAATCGATCGATCCAGGTCTAAATTTTTTGAGGAGTTGCCTGAGACTGATTTGTTGTTTAAAGAGGTGAAGGATTTTATTCATCAGAAATGTGAAGCAAATTGATTTGTCTTAATatataattaacaagtaataataTAATGATTAGTTTACCAGTTATTATGATTAAGAAATTATTGTATTTTTGATTCAATCAAATGAAATCCAAAAACTATGAGTTTCTTttacttttaattgattttttttaatatttagttTATTTTTGAACTATTTATGAGACGCCGTGCAGCCTTGATAATATTTAGAGTCATCGATGAAAAAACACTAAGGCTTAGAAAGTGTGCCTTAAAAGAATTCCTATTAGTTGTTGATAGTTGATACTTGTCTTCTATTGAGTAAATGATAACTAAATAGCATCACTTTTACAATAATGAATTCTTGTCGGGTTAAAGTGGCCATCTGGTACAATTATTGGGGAAAATGTGGTTTAAACAAGATTTACATACATCTGCTTTTGCTTGCTAAGAGTTATAATCAAATTGATCTAGAAGCACCAAAATCAAGCATTTAGATATTACGAACAAATGTTGGAAAAATGTGGATTTGATTATCCAAATGGTGTTCATGCTTTTTATTGTTTTCCTGAGTTGCCTGGGACTGATTTGTTGTTTAAGCAAGTTCGAGATTTTATTCACCAGAATTGTCAAACAAATAGATTAGTTTAGTAGCAATTTTACCGCGCAGTTTCAAAATCACCTGTTTTATTTGGGGCATATATATAAGAGAATCATCCAGTGGTATGATGGTTTTTAGATCATTTATTTTATCTAGAGCATATTAAGAGAACCATCAAGTGGTCCGATGGCTTTTAAATTTCATCATATCGTAGAAGTTGAGGATTTATTTTTTCCTAAAAAGAGGATTTAAACCTGATATAATGCAAACGTGTAATATGGCGTTTAAACTCTACCATGTCCAAGTGGTGTTAATGGCATTTTTATTACAAAAAGTTGATATATTCATAACGTATTTTTATCTCAAATCTACTAAATAAAACTAAAGCATTAACTTTGAAATTTATGGAAAATGTTGCACTAATTTTAAAATCTGAGTTGATCTTGTATCTTTGCTCCCTTGCTTTAGCATAATGTTCCGTCAACAATTTTAGTGTATTTTTAGAATCTCTTCTGAAGTCGGTTATGTTAAGTTGAATTAATCAATTATGGAATCTTGGTCAGGTATAGTAGTACAAGCGAtgatcaaataataaaaataatcaagaaaaaaaccaaaactcAAATTCTGGTATAAAGTGGATTCTAATATGAAATTTCGGAACTCTACAGAAAATATAATCAAGAAAGAAGGCATAAACATAAATTAATTGCTTCCAATTGAGGGCTAATTTTAGAAGGAGAAAAAACCATAATGATTCTCTCTAATATGATAGggctattttgtgtttcctcccctgaaaagatcgctaattagcgtttcctcccaaaaaaaattgaaattagtgtttcctcccatcgttagcTTTTCCATCCATtgctcggttagctgagtcagcacctGTTCACAGGTGGCATAAATAAAATTTATTTCATTGAATTTCCTAATATACCCTCATCTTCCTCACTAATAAACGCTATAATCTGGAAACCAACTTTGCTTCTCTGCTCAACTCTTGTTCCCGTCTGTACCAatgcctttcttcttcttctgttgcttTCATGGCTGCTTTATTCTCAAGCTTCACTTTATGACTGCTTTAATCGCATCCACCCAACACTTGTTGATTTTTCTGCTGCAAATATAACCCTAATTAGATCAATTATATTTTTTGATTGAGGATGGATCTGTACAAACCCTAAGAAAATAGtaattagatttgttattttattCAACAGTGGGTGAATCGTTTGAGATGTTATTTCAATATGTCGCCGTGGTAAACTGCAGGATCAACAATAATAAACGAAGAAGATTTGGGGGTTTTTCATGTCATCCGATATTGTATTTAATGATATATGTTCTTGATAATTCGAGGGCAGTTGACAATGAAGAATGGTTGGGTAGTATGTTTGTGGTCGATTGAGGCAGTGAATGATTTGCTAAAGGTAAATCGATTCTGTAataagtttgatttttttttctgtatattttttttttgttttgaaaccaAAACCTAGAAATGGAATTGAATGATTCAGGTGATGAATTAAAGATGGGTTTGGTTCAGATTTAATGGAATTGGAGGAGTTTATGGTTGTATATGCGTTTAATTTGTGGATGTTGGTTGTTTGGTGGATTTAGGGTTTGACAGTAACAGGTGGAATTTGAGTATGATTGGAGGAgacggataatgatgattttGTAATGGGGAAAGAACATGTTGCCTCTGTGCTGGTGATTGCAGCTAGGTAGAGAGAAATACGAATAAAATTGGTATTGGTGGTGTATAGAACAACTGTTGTTGCTAGAGGGTTCGACAATAACATAGTACGCTAATTTCCTCCCCAATATTACAGCTTCAATTCTTATTTGATGGTTTGACAACAGAAAATTTGGGGATTGTCATATGGATATGTTTTGGGGTTTTGACGCAGTATGAAATTGAACTTGAGATGAAAGCTCTTGAAGAGAGATTCTACAACAAAAATACCAAGAAGAAATTGATCGAGTTAGATGGTTACAGTATCAGTAACTATGGTGGATTTGATTTCCGGGGTTAATTAAAGTTCTGGTGTTGATTAATGGCGGAAAAGGCCAGCGTACTGGTGAAGAGGAAGAGAACATTAGAGGGTACTTTGGGACTATCATAAAACACGTGTACAATTTATGCCAGGCGTACACaggtgttgactcagctaaccgagcaATATATGGAAAAGCTAACGATGGGatgaaacactaatttcaatctttttggggaggaaacgctaattagctatCTTTTCAGGGGtggaaacgcaaaatagcccaAGATGATACTTGGCATTCTGAAAGAAAGGAATTAGAGCAATTCTCATCTCTATCACTACTTCCTTTAAGAATATATCTTGAAGCTCATTACTCCTTACCCATAGGAAATCAAACATACAATCTTTCAGATCAACTCGTGGGAAGCTCCAGGACCGGACGAATTTCGAGCCAAATTCTACCAATAATGCTAGAATTTTGTAAGATAAGATATCATTTCTATGGCGCATTTTTTTTAGATCTGGTCATCTTTTAAGAGAACTAAACTACAATTTTCAAACTCtagtcccaaaaaaaaaagaatgcccACAAACTCCAATAGATTTTCTTTCCATCAGAAATTGCAACATAAATTACAAAGTCATTTCAAAAATACTTGCAAACAGATCACTCAAACCAATTCTAAATAAAATCGTAACCCCTTTTCAAACAACATATATATGTACCTCATAGAAGCATCTCTGATAACACCATCTATCTCTTATGAGCTAGTATatctgtttgtacccaaaattacttttagatACTAAACAAGATAATTTGATTTGATGATAATGATATGAATTAGTGCTAGAAAAAGAATTGAAAACAAATAAAGGAGACAAAGAATTTAACGgggttcggcaagtgttgcctacatccacgaatGAACCCCGTAGGGAGAGATATTGTATTGATTGGTGATTACAATAACTTGGTCAGCTAACCTAAAATTTCATGtcttcttagggtttaggatacatataTTTATAGTGTTTATGTAACCTTAATTCTGATACAAACTTCAAGTGCAAGCAACTCGGGCAACAAGACTTCTGAAAAAGCTTCTGGAATCTTCTTCCACGGGATAGACATAACAGGCTTTATTAGCAGGCCAAATTGATGGTACAAACAATATAATATGAACATAAGTAGAACTAAAGACTATGAAGTTGGCATAAAGCTTGACATGTTGAAAACGTTTGACAGAATTGAATAAAGTTTTCTGTTAGGTATAATAAAATAGTTGGGGTTCAGTAACAAGTGGTGTCAACTAATCAAGCAATGTATCTGAACtacttaaatttttattttactcAATGGTTCATTTTCATAAGGATtcgtaaattcttcaacactactGGACCGATGAAAAGATGATTTATTCGCTAATGATTTGATTCATTAAATATGAACAACAATTATGAGATATTCATCAAGCAATAGTCTGGAGATGAAACTAGTACCATTgggtagatctcgaaaagttatgtgcAATAGACTACTTAGATTATAAATCGGATACCGGAAGAAGAAACCATCAAATTGGTGAgaagggcaaaatggtcattaAATATTAGTTAGGCAACCGTGACATCTACTATGGGCACCTGGATTCCCATATCCAATTATTAGGGTGCCTTGGTAATAATACTTTGGATTTATCTGTAAACTTATCGATGAGAAGatcatcttctcttcttcttgttcccttcgtttcttctctttccttttctttgtctctCTGAAAATTCATAGAAGTTATAATTGATAGTGTGACATCGAGAGAAAGAATAAGGAGTACCAGGTAGTGGTAGTGTTGATTCAACTGGGTGATTCAGTGTTACGTACCCACAATAGTGATTGTACGTCTGAATGTATTGTGTGAACATTAGTTAATAATTCAGTTATTGTATAAACTGTCCATGGGATTAGCTTGGATGGTTGTAACATGGAACCTATATATATGAAAGGTTCCTCTCTGTAATGAAACTAATGAAAAAATAAGATGTTAATTAATTAGATTGTAGTGTAATGGTAGTGTAGTTTAGGTTAACAAGCCAAATCCTAGCATTCAGACACAAAAAGAAAAGGTAATTCAGAgtgttaaattagggtttcttgaaTCAATGATTGATTGCTATAAACTAACTATGGAATTGagcaattgaagatgggtttggaGAACTTGATATGAAGAAGAATtaatagattaattacaagaataAGTAAGGTTTGTGTTcttcttaaaaaatataaattacGGTTTCAAAACAAGTCGATGCTAATGAAATTAAGacggagaagatgatgatgatggaaataGGAGATGGGTATTTGGAGTTGATTGAAGTGAAGTTGAATTAACAGAGGGGATTAGTTAAATATAAGAGATTTGGTTCTTATCTGAGGTAATATTTTTTATTCAATTGAATTGAATCTCAACCACTAAGATTTGTTATCAATTTGGGTATTTGTTGTAGAGCAGTGTTTTCTGGCGCCGTTTTGTGGGATAGCTAAATGAGCAAGCACATTATTGGTCATTAGATTAACCCATCATCCGTCGATTGACTTTATCTTTACTTTTCCAGCTATACAGCTAGAGAACTTAACAAATTAGAGTTAGGTCCTTTAGTTTTTATCTAAAATAAAAACCACCCTCTACATAATTATTAAGAAGAAAAGCAGTTTCTTAAGAGAAAAAAGACCCACCTTCTTCATCTGTTGTGTTTATGGTTTTGTGGAGATGAGTCCTAGACGAAATCGAAATTTGACAAATGAGTTTGATCGTAGTTTACaagatgattttgattttaatgtATGGAATGCACATAATAATTTGGAAGAATCGTGTGCAAAAAAATGTACTGTTCAAAGAAACTTTCTACATCTTGTAATTTTCtttgattgattttgattttttttaatcagACTAGTAATTTGATTATTATCTTTTAATCCTATTATGAAATAAAGATGATTATTTGTCCGTAATTTTTAATTACAGTTTTTTAGAgaactcaaaaccctagttatctttGTAAGATATATATGAATTAGCAAGACCAAATTGGAAAAACATGGAAACCTTACATATTATGGCACTTGTATAAATCTTTTTAGTGTACAGGCTACCTTTTTAGTGTACAAGCTGCTGTTGTAGTAATAGAAAATTTGTGCAAGTAAAAACACCACCCTTGTGTTGCATAAAGTATCTTGAAACTTTATATGGGttgaatttgattgattttttttatcagtACAGCTATATTACGCACAGATCAATACCTTGTCATTTAAATTTATGCATATATATTTCAGCGTCGAACAAGGATGGTTTCACTGGCATAAGCAGTCATCAAATATGAAACTTTAAGGTGTGTGTTTTTCGTCTAATAACGGTCTCGCGGGTTCTTCTCTTTATGCTAGCTAACAAAATTTGCATAGTGATTATGCTAACTCCATTATCTATTTTGTACCTATATACAGTTCTTCTATGAGTAAAAGTGCAGACATGCCAAACCAACCAAGTCAAATGAGTGAAATCTATCTTACTGGTCATAGTTGGGTAATATTAAGttcatatttttcatcaaatgattgtatgttTATATCAATTCCTACAGTCACTGATTAATATATATTTATGGGGTACAAGATGCACatatttgaatgctttctattgGTATCATAAAGAAGAAGGAACAAAATGGTTTAGGACTTTTCTTTAGATTTTGTAGCCATAAAAGATATGCGATTCATATATTTTGGATGCTTTTGTGCTGCAAATGTGTCTAAATCATACTTGATTTTGAGAACTTCATCAGAAACTCTCTTCATGATAACCCAAGTCTACTTTTAATTGTTTTATTGGTCTTTGCCCAAAAATGTATGTGTTCCTAACTTACCAATACCTCCTAACGAGTCAAAAAGTTCCTACCTGGTTTGAACATCCAGAGCATCCTACTATCAATGGGTTCTCTTTATTGGCAACCACGGTTTCAGACCTTGCCTTGGATTTGTTTCTCCCAGGCTTCTCATGAGCTCAGTTATTGGAGCAAACAAGTCCTTACCCTTGGCAATACAGTTGGTTCATTTATGCTGAAAAAAACTTATAAGGACCTAACTCTAATTTTATAACTTCGATAGTTGTATACAACTAGAAAAGTAAAGGTAGAGTCAATCCAACGGGTGATGAGTTGATCTAACGGCCAATAATGTGCTTGCTTACTTAGTTCTCCCGCAAAACGGTGCGGGACAACACTGCTCTTTGGTGTAAAATTTTGTTGAGTTAAATATTCGAGTAAAAGATTGTAGCTGCAGTTCTGAGATGGAGGTTGAGAATTAAGTAGGATAaatatgttgatttttatatatgAATGTGCTAGGTGGATGAGTGAATTGTATGGATGAAATGGTGTTGGAATTGAACTAGCTAGTAGAGTTGATGAGTGAACTGTATGGATGAAATGGTGATGGAATTGAACTAGCTAGTAGAGTTGAGGATTTATTTTTTCCCAAAAAGCGGATTTAAACCTGATATAATGCAAACATGTAATATGACCTTTAAACTCTACCATGTCCAAGTGGTGTTAATGGCATTTTTATTACAGAAAGTGGATATATTCACAACGTATTTTTATCTCAAATCtactaaataaaactaaaagcATTAACTTTGAAATTTATGGAAAATGTTGCACTAGTTTCAAAATCTGACTTGATCTTGTATCTTTGCTCTCTTTCTTTAGCATAATGTTCCGTCACCAACTTTAGAGTGTTTTCAGAATTTCTTCGACAGACAATATTGTATCCACTCTATTTAACTGCAAATTGAATGGCAGCTTCAGCTCTTTCTCTTTCTAGTTAATCTCTTGTTACACAGTCTGCATACACTTTTTCTGCTGCAAGGGTGTTACCTATATGATCAGTTAATGTGAGTCTAATTCCTGAGGAGTAGACAGGATACAAAATTAACATTGACAGGGAAATATTAATTGTTACGCTCATAAGGTTTGTATTGCCCGGTCTCTGTTAATAATTTCGGGTGCCTCATCATACAATTGAAGTTGGGGGTCGAACTCGTATAATATCATAAATCTTGTGCTAATATACATACTTGTCCTTTTACGGACCCATGTTCAATCTTATCAAACAATATAAATTAGGGCATATTAACGTACCGTCATTTATTTAGAGCGTAAGTCTTAGTCTAATATACCTAATATTAATGGTCGTATAGTCATGAGTTTCTTCGGAATACTGTTTTACATAAAGGTATcaaaagaaacagagaaagaataaagaaaataatatgtACCGCCTAGACATAGACGTACAATTCAATCGAGAGGGGAAAATTGAGTTCTAGTGAAATTTGGGGTGTAATTATTTTCACCTTTCAATCTCAGTTCAAATTTTGGGCGGAAATCTAGTCTGGGTGTTTCCATCAAGTCAAATTAAAACTCATGTGTGATTTGCCTTGTCTGCACATAACCAGGT contains the following coding sequences:
- the LOC113328946 gene encoding probable carboxylesterase 18 encodes the protein MSGTTTPSAPILPWKTKIGLAFLSRITDYTRREDGTVNRRLFNLFDISRKIPSQPVYGLNITDITVDSSRNLWFRLYTPTIKKSPSGATAHIDPATPLPVFIFFHGGGFAFLSAASIAYDFICRRFARENSAIVVSVNYRLSPEFKYPCQYDDGFDVLKFIDGKQCKDFPANADLSRCFFGGDSAGANIAHHVTVRACNSTFQELKVIGLIQIQPFFGGEERSESEINLKDAPLVSLPRTDWLWKVFLPEGCNRDHEAANVFGSDKLVEKMKGLVNFPPTMVVSGGFDPLKDRQVRYYQGLKKCGKNVDLIEYPNGVHAFYWFPELPETDLLFKEVKDFIHRKCEAN